One Sinobacterium caligoides genomic window carries:
- a CDS encoding exonuclease domain-containing protein gives MRQVFLDTETTGLEPELGHRIIEIGCIEMIDRRFTGREFHVYINPRRKVDEGAAQVHGISDEFLLDKPFFEDIVDDFMAFLAGPNGDDKAELLAHNSPFDMKFINHELKLNGYRHKPIDDSWKVTNTYAMEDMVTGMKTNTTLDRLVKRYAEFPFDYKSLHANPGANGRGKPLTLSELATVRSPDNHGALLDTEMLAYVYLAITGGQVKLGLSSDGTASGQVTGISRLTTADDLPVLMPTSEEIESHEAYLRKLDKKSGGKCVWFQN, from the coding sequence ATGCGGCAGGTGTTTTTAGATACAGAAACAACAGGGTTGGAGCCTGAACTTGGCCACCGTATTATTGAAATTGGTTGTATTGAAATGATCGATCGTCGGTTTACAGGGCGAGAATTTCACGTCTACATCAATCCTCGTCGTAAAGTTGACGAGGGTGCGGCACAAGTCCACGGCATTAGTGATGAGTTTCTTCTCGATAAGCCTTTCTTTGAAGACATAGTAGATGACTTTATGGCTTTTTTGGCAGGCCCGAATGGTGATGACAAGGCTGAACTACTTGCGCATAACTCCCCATTTGATATGAAGTTTATCAATCATGAATTGAAGCTTAATGGCTACCGCCATAAACCTATCGATGATAGTTGGAAGGTAACTAACACCTATGCCATGGAAGATATGGTCACTGGGATGAAGACAAATACAACGTTAGATCGACTGGTTAAGCGTTACGCAGAGTTCCCTTTCGACTATAAGTCATTACACGCCAACCCGGGTGCTAACGGTAGGGGTAAGCCACTAACGCTGTCAGAGTTAGCAACTGTACGTTCCCCTGATAACCACGGTGCGTTGCTCGATACCGAGATGCTAGCTTACGTCTATCTAGCGATTACAGGTGGGCAAGTAAAACTCGGCCTTTCGTCAGATGGTACTGCTTCAGGGCAGGTGACAGGAATCAGCCGATTAACGACCGCTGATGATTTACCTGTTTTGATGCCTACTAGTGAAGAGATTGAGTCGCATGAAGCGTATTTACGAAAATTAGATAAGAAGAGTGGCGGTAAGTGTGTCTGGTTTCAGAATTAA
- the leuC gene encoding 3-isopropylmalate dehydratase large subunit: MAGKTLYDKLWDSHIVKERDDGTALIYIDRQLLHEVTSPQAFEGLRLAGRKPWRLAASLATPDHNVPTTLVERKKGLEGITDPVSQIQVKTLDDNCRDFGIEQFGMTDVRQGIVHVVGPEQGATLPGMTIVCGDSHTATHGALGALAHGIGTSEVEHVLATGCLIQKKMKNMLVRVDGQLGSGVTPKDVVLAVIGKIGTAGGNGCAIEFGGQVFKDMSMEGRMTVCNMAIEAGARVGMVAVDQTTIDYVKGRPFAPKGELWQRACEAWSDLVSDTGAVFDELVVLDGAKIQPQVTWGTSPEMVLPVDGKVPAIADGKDDSERSAITRALEYMGLTEGQSITDIQLDRVFIGSCTNSRIEDLRAAAEVVEGRKVAGNIIEALVVPGSGLVKAQAEEEGLDKIFIAAGLKWREPGCSMCLAMNADKLGQGEHCASTSNRNFEGRQGFGGRTHLVSPQMAAAAAVTGHFVDVRELMA, encoded by the coding sequence ATGGCCGGTAAAACCCTTTATGACAAGTTATGGGATTCGCATATCGTTAAGGAGCGTGATGACGGTACAGCTCTCATTTATATTGATCGTCAGCTATTACACGAGGTGACTTCGCCGCAGGCTTTTGAAGGGCTAAGGCTTGCGGGGCGCAAACCGTGGCGTTTAGCGGCGAGTCTGGCAACACCTGATCACAACGTGCCGACGACTCTCGTTGAGCGTAAAAAGGGTTTAGAGGGTATAACGGACCCAGTCTCCCAGATACAAGTAAAGACCCTCGATGATAACTGCCGTGATTTCGGTATTGAGCAGTTTGGCATGACCGATGTACGCCAAGGGATCGTGCACGTAGTAGGTCCTGAGCAAGGAGCAACGCTTCCTGGTATGACCATTGTGTGTGGTGACTCCCATACAGCTACTCATGGTGCTTTGGGAGCTCTTGCCCACGGTATTGGCACCTCTGAGGTCGAGCACGTGCTCGCAACAGGTTGTTTAATTCAGAAAAAAATGAAAAACATGCTTGTGCGTGTCGACGGCCAGCTAGGTTCTGGTGTGACCCCGAAGGATGTCGTATTAGCCGTTATTGGCAAGATTGGTACTGCAGGCGGGAATGGCTGTGCCATTGAGTTCGGTGGCCAGGTCTTCAAAGATATGAGCATGGAAGGGCGAATGACAGTTTGCAACATGGCCATTGAGGCGGGCGCGAGGGTTGGAATGGTCGCTGTCGATCAGACTACGATTGATTATGTTAAAGGCCGCCCCTTTGCGCCAAAAGGTGAGTTATGGCAGAGGGCGTGCGAAGCCTGGTCAGATCTTGTCAGTGACACTGGTGCAGTCTTTGATGAACTTGTCGTACTTGATGGCGCGAAGATTCAGCCTCAGGTGACCTGGGGGACCTCGCCTGAGATGGTTTTGCCTGTTGACGGCAAGGTGCCTGCTATTGCAGACGGTAAAGATGATAGTGAAAGATCTGCGATCACACGCGCCCTCGAGTATATGGGCTTGACCGAAGGACAGTCTATTACAGATATTCAGTTGGATAGGGTCTTTATCGGTTCGTGTACTAACTCGAGAATAGAAGATCTTCGTGCGGCGGCAGAGGTGGTTGAGGGGCGCAAGGTTGCAGGCAACATCATCGAAGCACTGGTAGTGCCGGGCTCTGGTTTAGTGAAGGCACAGGCAGAAGAAGAAGGGTTGGATAAGATTTTCATAGCAGCAGGCCTAAAGTGGCGTGAGCCCGGCTGCTCTATGTGCTTGGCGATGAATGCCGATAAGCTAGGGCAGGGTGAACACTGTGCATCGACCTCAAACCGTAATTTCGAGGGGCGTCAAGGCTTTGGCGGGCGAACCCACTTAGTAAGCCCGCAAATGGCCGCAGCAGCTGCGGTCACCGGGCATTTTGTCGACGTTCGTGAGTTAATGGCGTAA
- the nhaB gene encoding sodium/proton antiporter NhaB, which yields MSYTLTQAFTRNFLGQAPQWYKLSMVTMLIINPILLMTAGPFVTGWVLIGEFIFTLAMALKCYPLQPGGLLAIEAIVLGMASPEAVYHEALGNFEVIMLLMFMVAGIYFMQSLLLFVFTKIILGVRSKIAISLLFCLLSAFLSAFLDALTVIAVLITVAFGFYNVYHKVASSGGAKPNDDSEVTDLYRQDLEQFRSFLRSLLMHGAVGTALGGVCTLVGEPQNLLIAEKASWNFIEFFLVMAPVTIPVFISGIVTVIALEATKSFGYGQKLPESVRNILVEREQVRAKERTLRDKSALFVQAIVAVYLVIALATHMAPVGLVGLSVIVLLTAFNGIIEEHQIGSAFEEALPFTALLIVFFAIVAVIHEQHLFQPIIHYVLSLDPSIQPIMFFTANGLLSAISDNVFVATVYINEVKAALDSGAITREHFDALAVAVNTGTNIPSVATPNGQAAFLFLLTSAIAPLLRLSYGRMVIMALPYTIVMSTVAALSVLYLL from the coding sequence ATGTCTTACACATTAACCCAAGCTTTTACCCGAAATTTCTTGGGGCAAGCACCACAGTGGTACAAACTCAGCATGGTTACCATGTTGATTATTAACCCAATCCTCTTAATGACCGCCGGCCCCTTTGTCACTGGCTGGGTGTTAATAGGAGAGTTTATATTCACCTTAGCAATGGCGCTAAAGTGCTACCCTCTTCAACCAGGCGGGTTACTAGCGATAGAAGCTATAGTACTTGGCATGGCTTCACCAGAGGCTGTTTACCATGAGGCTTTAGGTAACTTTGAAGTCATCATGTTATTAATGTTTATGGTGGCAGGCATCTACTTTATGCAAAGCCTGCTTCTCTTCGTATTTACCAAGATTATCCTCGGTGTCAGATCAAAAATAGCAATATCATTATTATTCTGCCTACTCTCAGCCTTCCTCTCTGCTTTCCTTGATGCGCTCACAGTCATTGCCGTTCTTATTACCGTTGCTTTTGGCTTCTACAATGTCTATCACAAGGTGGCCTCATCGGGCGGGGCCAAACCCAATGACGACTCAGAGGTCACAGACCTTTACCGCCAAGACCTCGAGCAGTTCCGCAGTTTCCTACGCAGCTTACTTATGCACGGCGCAGTTGGTACCGCACTTGGAGGTGTTTGTACTCTTGTCGGCGAACCACAAAACCTATTAATAGCTGAAAAAGCCTCATGGAATTTCATCGAGTTCTTTCTCGTCATGGCCCCCGTCACCATCCCAGTATTCATCTCTGGGATAGTCACGGTTATAGCGCTTGAAGCTACTAAGTCATTTGGTTACGGTCAAAAGCTGCCCGAATCTGTACGAAACATTCTAGTAGAGAGAGAGCAAGTAAGGGCCAAAGAAAGAACACTTCGTGATAAGTCTGCGCTTTTCGTTCAGGCAATCGTTGCCGTCTATCTTGTTATCGCCTTGGCAACACATATGGCACCGGTTGGACTCGTTGGTCTCAGCGTCATTGTATTACTAACGGCTTTCAACGGCATCATAGAAGAACACCAAATTGGTAGCGCCTTTGAAGAGGCCCTACCGTTTACCGCACTTTTGATTGTTTTCTTTGCTATTGTTGCCGTCATTCATGAACAACACCTATTCCAGCCCATTATTCATTATGTGCTTTCGCTAGATCCCTCGATTCAACCGATTATGTTCTTCACAGCCAACGGCCTCCTTTCAGCTATTAGTGATAACGTATTTGTAGCAACGGTTTATATCAACGAGGTAAAAGCAGCGCTTGATAGTGGCGCCATTACCCGAGAGCACTTTGATGCGCTTGCCGTAGCGGTTAACACTGGCACCAACATCCCAAGTGTCGCCACACCGAACGGGCAAGCCGCCTTCCTCTTTTTGTTAACCTCTGCGATCGCGCCTCTTCTTAGGTTATCGTATGGACGCATGGTGATAATGGCCCTGCCCTACACCATCGTAATGAGTACTGTTGCCGCATTATCGGTACTCTATTTACTATAG
- a CDS encoding nucleotidyltransferase family protein translates to MSENCLSADKVKIGAVVLAAGHSRRFEGNKLLLRMEDGRTMLEVVVGHLLRLDTVVAVVVARANLELIDLCQQLQVETIFIESIGETEKRDMSVSARAAANYAIEQRWVGMLLCLADMPFIGSDTYQEMIRQKGLSRASFKGRPGHPVFFPADLLPGFSQLSGDVGAKAILDSNADQLSLIDMDDAGVLFDIDTREQWDVLMKRYVVG, encoded by the coding sequence GTGAGTGAGAATTGTTTGTCGGCAGATAAAGTTAAGATCGGCGCGGTGGTGTTGGCAGCAGGCCACTCTCGTCGTTTTGAAGGGAATAAGCTGCTGCTGCGGATGGAAGATGGGCGAACAATGCTTGAGGTTGTTGTCGGACATCTGTTGAGGTTGGACACCGTTGTTGCTGTAGTAGTTGCTAGAGCTAATTTAGAGCTTATTGATCTCTGTCAGCAGTTACAGGTTGAAACTATTTTTATTGAATCTATAGGTGAGACTGAGAAGCGTGATATGAGTGTCTCGGCGCGGGCTGCAGCTAATTATGCAATCGAACAGCGCTGGGTTGGTATGCTGTTGTGTCTTGCTGATATGCCGTTTATAGGCTCGGACACTTACCAAGAAATGATTCGTCAGAAAGGTTTGTCACGCGCGAGCTTTAAGGGGCGCCCGGGTCATCCGGTGTTCTTTCCTGCTGATTTACTGCCAGGTTTTTCGCAGCTGTCTGGCGATGTGGGGGCTAAGGCGATCCTCGATAGCAATGCTGATCAGCTGTCGTTAATTGATATGGACGATGCGGGCGTGTTGTTCGATATTGATACCAGGGAGCAGTGGGATGTTCTTATGAAGCGTTATGTTGTCGGCTGA
- the leuD gene encoding 3-isopropylmalate dehydratase small subunit, with amino-acid sequence MQAFTVEKGIVAPMDRANIDTDMIIPKQFLKSIKRSGFGKNLFDELRYLDEGQPDQSCEGRPLNTEFVLNQPRYQGAQILLARANFGCGSSREHAPWALGDYGFRAVIAPSFADIFFNNCFKNGILPIILDAAVVDRLFLYVEASEGAQLAIDLERKIVALDNGEEIAFEVDDFRRHCLLNGLDDIGLTLQDSDLIKDFESKSQQQSPWLFR; translated from the coding sequence ATGCAAGCATTTACAGTAGAGAAAGGTATCGTGGCGCCAATGGATCGCGCCAATATTGATACGGATATGATTATCCCTAAGCAGTTCCTTAAGTCGATTAAGCGTAGTGGTTTTGGTAAGAACCTTTTTGATGAGCTGCGTTATCTTGATGAGGGGCAGCCTGATCAAAGTTGTGAGGGGCGGCCTTTGAATACGGAGTTCGTTTTGAATCAGCCTCGTTATCAAGGTGCCCAGATACTTTTAGCACGAGCAAACTTTGGATGTGGATCTAGTCGTGAGCACGCTCCATGGGCGCTTGGTGACTACGGGTTTCGTGCGGTTATAGCCCCAAGTTTTGCTGATATATTTTTCAACAACTGCTTTAAAAACGGTATATTACCAATCATTCTAGATGCTGCTGTTGTTGATCGCTTGTTCCTCTATGTCGAGGCGAGCGAGGGGGCGCAGCTGGCGATCGATCTAGAGCGAAAAATCGTCGCACTGGATAATGGCGAAGAGATAGCCTTTGAGGTCGATGACTTTCGTCGCCATTGCTTACTTAATGGGCTCGATGACATAGGTTTGACGCTTCAAGATAGCGATCTAATCAAAGACTTTGAGTCAAAGTCGCAGCAGCAATCACCT
- a CDS encoding cation/multidrug efflux pump codes for MSLTIQQYLIPVLLLIFALVALVYALRMLWLKSWFIGMMRGMFGVALLFVVGGLLLTAKDLLTYKHLAGEQLVATLSFNKNLNGSYNLDLTDAQGDSRSYLLWGDQWQLDARVVKWSNNIPLAPMFRLERLSGRYFSIEQEVKAPKSVYALADDNYGVDVGRLIQHYSSSFPYLDATYGSATYMPSVDGALFEVYMGSTGLITRAINESAKQAVGNWQ; via the coding sequence ATGAGTTTGACAATACAGCAATACTTGATACCAGTTTTGCTGCTTATTTTCGCATTGGTAGCCTTAGTCTATGCACTTCGGATGCTGTGGTTGAAGTCTTGGTTTATCGGCATGATGCGGGGCATGTTTGGTGTCGCATTATTGTTTGTCGTTGGAGGCCTGCTACTAACGGCTAAAGACCTCTTAACGTATAAGCATTTAGCAGGTGAACAGCTAGTCGCCACCTTAAGTTTTAATAAAAACCTTAATGGAAGTTACAATCTTGATCTAACAGATGCACAAGGAGACTCTAGGTCATACCTACTTTGGGGTGACCAATGGCAGCTCGATGCGAGGGTTGTCAAATGGAGTAATAATATCCCGTTAGCACCAATGTTTAGGCTAGAAAGGTTAAGTGGCAGATACTTTTCTATCGAGCAGGAGGTAAAAGCGCCTAAATCAGTATATGCTCTTGCCGATGATAACTATGGCGTTGATGTGGGGAGGCTAATTCAGCATTACTCGTCAAGCTTCCCTTATTTGGACGCCACATATGGCAGCGCCACGTATATGCCAAGCGTTGATGGCGCTCTTTTTGAGGTTTATATGGGCTCTACGGGGCTTATTACCCGCGCTATCAATGAGTCTGCGAAGCAGGCTGTAGGCAATTGGCAATAA
- the gloB gene encoding hydroxyacylglutathione hydrolase, protein MLNISAIKAYSDNYIWLLDDTNSAVIVDPGDAEPVIEHLEMHQLQLKMIIVTHHHFDHVGGIAALCEKYGAIDIIYPANSPYQEGNRAVSSGDSINILSHTFDVITVPGHTLDHVCYYSRHLKALFSGDTLFAGGCGRVFEGTSEQMYHSLQKLADLPSDTRVYCAHEYTLSNLRFALTLEPNNDILKQRLTETEELRRQELSTLPSTIGEELASNPFLRCHIREITKAANLPNDAKIADSVATFAAIRELKNHF, encoded by the coding sequence ATGTTAAATATCAGCGCAATAAAGGCCTACAGCGATAATTACATCTGGCTACTCGACGACACCAACAGCGCCGTCATCGTCGACCCAGGTGATGCAGAGCCAGTGATAGAGCATTTAGAGATGCATCAGTTACAGCTGAAGATGATTATAGTCACACACCACCACTTTGATCATGTGGGGGGGATTGCAGCACTCTGCGAAAAATACGGTGCTATCGATATCATCTACCCAGCCAACAGCCCTTACCAAGAGGGGAACCGGGCTGTCAGTAGCGGCGACTCAATCAATATTCTCAGCCATACATTTGATGTTATCACTGTACCGGGGCATACCCTCGATCATGTCTGCTACTACAGCCGCCACCTTAAAGCTCTCTTCTCCGGTGATACCCTGTTTGCCGGAGGCTGCGGGCGGGTGTTCGAAGGCACCAGTGAGCAGATGTACCACTCATTGCAGAAGCTCGCAGACTTACCTAGTGATACCCGCGTCTATTGTGCTCACGAGTACACTTTAAGCAACCTACGCTTTGCACTAACGTTAGAACCTAATAATGACATTCTAAAGCAACGCTTAACCGAAACTGAGGAGTTGCGCAGGCAAGAGCTATCAACGCTTCCGAGCACGATTGGCGAAGAACTTGCCAGCAACCCATTCCTTCGCTGTCATATCAGAGAAATTACTAAGGCGGCAAATCTGCCAAATGATGCTAAAATAGCCGACAGCGTGGCAACTTTTGCCGCCATACGAGAACTTAAGAATCACTTTTAG
- a CDS encoding LysR family transcriptional regulator codes for MDSFALKTFAEIAKTGSFSETAEQLHLTQPAISKRISALEAQLECKLFDRVGRRVQLTEAGRVLLPHANKILDQLERAGQEIQDLSGEVGGLLHIATSHHIGLHRMPTLLQSYADRYREVVLDIDFIDSEKAYEKVLHAEAELAIITLSPKPQPPIVQHKLWTDRLVFVANQQHPLFNEEEITLEQLSQHRGILPGLNTYTGQIVSSLFAERQLKLNSSMATNYLETIKMMVSIGLGWSVVPASMLDEEIKPLPLADINISRDLGYIYHQERSLSNAAKAFIELLSRQHNAS; via the coding sequence ATGGATAGCTTCGCACTCAAAACCTTTGCAGAGATTGCTAAAACCGGGTCGTTCTCTGAAACAGCAGAGCAGCTGCACTTAACTCAGCCGGCAATAAGCAAACGCATCTCTGCGCTGGAGGCTCAACTAGAGTGCAAACTGTTCGACCGTGTCGGTCGGCGCGTACAATTAACTGAGGCTGGCCGAGTATTATTGCCACATGCCAATAAGATACTTGACCAGCTGGAACGAGCAGGTCAAGAAATCCAAGACCTTTCCGGCGAGGTTGGTGGACTACTACATATTGCCACTAGCCATCACATAGGACTGCATAGAATGCCAACCTTGCTGCAATCTTATGCAGATCGATATCGGGAGGTTGTATTAGATATAGACTTCATCGACTCCGAAAAAGCCTACGAGAAAGTGCTGCACGCAGAAGCAGAACTTGCCATCATCACCCTCTCACCAAAACCACAGCCCCCCATCGTACAACACAAGCTATGGACCGACCGACTTGTCTTTGTCGCCAACCAGCAACACCCGCTGTTTAATGAGGAAGAGATAACGCTTGAACAACTTAGTCAGCACAGAGGGATCCTCCCCGGTCTAAACACCTACACCGGACAAATTGTTAGCAGCCTCTTCGCCGAGCGTCAGCTCAAACTTAACTCAAGCATGGCGACCAACTACCTAGAAACAATAAAAATGATGGTATCTATAGGGCTAGGATGGAGCGTGGTACCAGCATCCATGCTCGACGAAGAGATCAAGCCATTACCGCTAGCAGACATCAATATTAGTCGTGACCTCGGTTACATCTATCATCAAGAGCGTAGCCTATCGAATGCTGCAAAGGCCTTTATCGAATTGCTCAGCCGACAACATAACGCTTCATAA
- the sohB gene encoding protease SohB produces MDFFLEYGLFLLQAITIVVAIVLTVAGVVAASSRTPKGEDGQIEIKSLNEKYEGLKEDLDLVLLSDDELKQQAKELKKKAKEEKKARKSNEDDDKPRVFVLDFDGDIKASAVDTLREEISAVLLVAKESDEVVVRLESGGGMVHAYGLAASQLARIKSAGLKLTVCVDMVAASGGYMMACIADRILAAPFAVLGSIGVVAQLPNFHRLLKKNDVDYETFTAGEFKRTVTMFGENTEQGKSKFTEELEDTHVLFKEFVAQNRPIVDMDKVATGEAWFGLRALERHLVDELMTSDEFLMNIRKTADVFKVGLVERKTLVEKLGVGVQLGVVGAVEKVATQWINSRFMR; encoded by the coding sequence ATAGATTTTTTCTTAGAATATGGCCTTTTCCTATTGCAGGCAATCACCATTGTTGTTGCAATTGTTTTGACGGTTGCAGGGGTGGTCGCCGCCTCAAGTCGAACGCCCAAGGGTGAGGATGGCCAGATAGAAATAAAGTCCCTCAACGAGAAGTACGAAGGACTAAAAGAAGACTTGGATCTAGTACTGCTTAGTGATGACGAACTGAAACAGCAGGCTAAAGAGCTGAAAAAGAAGGCGAAAGAAGAGAAAAAAGCGCGGAAAAGCAACGAGGATGATGATAAGCCGCGAGTGTTTGTTTTGGACTTCGATGGTGATATAAAAGCCTCTGCTGTTGATACGTTGCGTGAGGAGATTAGCGCTGTCCTGCTTGTTGCAAAGGAAAGTGATGAGGTTGTCGTTCGATTGGAGAGCGGCGGCGGAATGGTTCATGCTTATGGGTTGGCGGCCTCGCAGCTAGCAAGGATAAAAAGTGCGGGCTTGAAGCTGACTGTCTGCGTTGACATGGTAGCGGCGAGCGGTGGTTATATGATGGCTTGTATCGCCGATCGAATTTTGGCTGCACCTTTTGCGGTTCTCGGCTCTATCGGTGTGGTTGCGCAGCTTCCTAACTTCCACCGTTTATTGAAGAAAAATGACGTTGATTACGAGACTTTTACCGCTGGTGAGTTTAAGCGAACTGTAACAATGTTCGGAGAGAATACTGAGCAGGGTAAAAGCAAGTTCACAGAAGAGTTAGAAGACACTCATGTGCTGTTTAAAGAGTTTGTGGCACAGAATCGACCTATTGTTGACATGGATAAAGTAGCTACAGGTGAGGCCTGGTTCGGTCTACGAGCATTAGAGCGCCATTTGGTTGACGAGCTGATGACTAGCGATGAGTTTCTAATGAATATCCGTAAGACGGCTGACGTCTTTAAGGTCGGCCTTGTCGAAAGAAAGACCTTGGTCGAGAAATTAGGCGTTGGGGTTCAACTCGGGGTCGTTGGTGCTGTTGAGAAAGTGGCGACACAGTGGATTAATAGCCGCTTTATGCGTTAG
- a CDS encoding class I SAM-dependent methyltransferase yields the protein MSGYRFRAPRPSLEQAQPALQAWYESVYGQHILCQEQALVGDLLRQSYGNMLLQLSTYGKAELYSESRVSANYSLSCFREGSHEGHMAISEFESLPIATESMDVVVLHHALEFSMHPHQILREAQRILLPHGRIIVVGINPLSMLGLESRLLGIGQSVKAKAGPISVSRLDDWLHLLGFGAPKLRYDCYEAPTNFKRLLNSFVFLGQLAARFQLPGGGVYIVEAVKEVQRMTPIKPSWRRFQRGFDIPVMGGVATSKAAKQSSRRTNKSC from the coding sequence GTGAGCGGATATCGGTTTAGAGCCCCTAGGCCATCATTAGAACAAGCCCAGCCAGCATTACAGGCCTGGTATGAGAGTGTCTATGGCCAGCACATACTCTGTCAGGAGCAGGCGCTAGTCGGGGACTTGCTGCGGCAGAGCTACGGCAACATGTTGTTACAGTTAAGCACATACGGTAAGGCTGAGCTTTACAGCGAAAGTCGTGTGTCGGCTAATTATTCGCTCAGCTGTTTTCGTGAGGGGAGTCATGAGGGGCATATGGCTATCAGTGAGTTTGAGTCATTGCCAATAGCGACAGAGTCAATGGACGTTGTTGTCCTGCATCATGCTTTAGAGTTTTCTATGCACCCGCATCAAATTCTTCGAGAGGCACAACGTATTTTGCTGCCCCATGGCCGTATCATTGTTGTAGGAATCAACCCGCTCAGTATGTTGGGTCTGGAAAGCCGGCTTTTAGGTATAGGCCAATCAGTAAAGGCAAAGGCTGGTCCTATTTCGGTGTCACGATTAGATGATTGGTTGCACCTGTTAGGTTTTGGTGCACCCAAGTTACGTTACGATTGTTATGAGGCCCCTACCAACTTTAAGCGACTGCTTAATAGCTTTGTTTTTCTTGGGCAGCTAGCGGCAAGATTTCAGCTTCCTGGAGGAGGGGTCTATATAGTGGAGGCAGTCAAAGAGGTGCAGCGAATGACGCCTATTAAGCCTTCTTGGCGACGTTTTCAGCGAGGCTTTGATATTCCTGTAATGGGAGGGGTCGCGACCTCAAAAGCAGCGAAACAAAGTAGCCGTCGAACGAATAAAAGTTGTTGA
- the gspG gene encoding type II secretion system major pseudopilin GspG, whose amino-acid sequence MNRISVRKQSGFSLIEIMVVVVIISVLAGLIAPNIIGKAAEARVTAAKVDLKSIAQSLDAYKLDNFHYPSSDQGLQALITQPDGSPSAKNWRKGGYIQGKNVPKDPWGLEYQYLSPGVDGPYDLYSLGADGREGGEDDNADVSVWDES is encoded by the coding sequence ATGAATAGAATTAGTGTACGCAAGCAATCTGGTTTCTCTCTCATTGAGATCATGGTTGTCGTAGTCATCATAAGTGTTCTAGCGGGTTTGATTGCACCAAATATCATTGGCAAAGCAGCTGAAGCGCGGGTGACGGCAGCCAAAGTTGATTTAAAGAGTATTGCTCAGTCTCTAGATGCCTATAAACTGGATAATTTTCATTACCCCAGTAGTGATCAAGGCCTGCAAGCGTTGATCACCCAGCCTGATGGCAGCCCATCAGCAAAAAATTGGCGTAAAGGTGGCTATATTCAGGGAAAGAATGTACCCAAAGACCCTTGGGGGCTTGAGTATCAGTATCTGTCGCCAGGTGTCGACGGTCCTTATGACTTATATTCGCTTGGCGCGGATGGCCGTGAGGGTGGTGAAGATGATAATGCAGACGTTTCTGTCTGGGATGAAAGTTAA
- the rnhA gene encoding ribonuclease HI yields MKDIVIFTDGACKGNPGPGGWGAMLRYKSHQLEICGGEASSTNNRMELMAAIEGLTVLNEACVVTLTTDSQYVRKGITEWVKNWKRNGWKTAAKQPVKNADLWQRLDEQVQRHRVEWRWVKGHSGHPDNELADRLANLGIDKIGQ; encoded by the coding sequence TTGAAAGATATTGTGATATTTACTGATGGTGCCTGTAAGGGTAATCCGGGGCCAGGGGGGTGGGGGGCGATGCTTCGCTATAAAAGTCATCAACTTGAAATCTGTGGCGGCGAAGCGAGTTCTACAAATAATCGTATGGAGCTGATGGCGGCGATTGAAGGCCTGACTGTGCTGAATGAAGCCTGTGTCGTTACTTTAACGACAGACTCTCAGTACGTACGCAAGGGGATTACCGAGTGGGTAAAAAACTGGAAGCGTAATGGCTGGAAGACAGCAGCTAAGCAGCCGGTTAAAAATGCTGATCTTTGGCAGCGGCTTGATGAGCAGGTACAGCGTCATCGTGTAGAATGGCGCTGGGTGAAAGGCCATAGTGGTCACCCTGACAACGAACTAGCCGACCGGCTAGCAAATCTCGGCATTGATAAAATAGGGCAGTAA
- a CDS encoding flavodoxin family protein: MKRLSIIYHSQSGAAESLAKAAYLGAKQEDSVEVVLIRAMEADSVQLSSSDGVLFVTPENFGGMSGGLKDYFVRTYYVLLEQQLNIPYALAVSAGNDGTGAVREVERIAQGYPLKKVAEPVIVRGLPDDAGLEACKELGQTMAVGMAFGIY, encoded by the coding sequence GTGAAGCGATTGAGTATCATTTATCACAGTCAAAGCGGTGCGGCGGAGTCGCTAGCGAAGGCTGCCTATCTTGGGGCGAAGCAAGAGGATTCGGTTGAAGTTGTATTGATACGTGCGATGGAGGCAGACAGCGTGCAGTTGAGCTCGAGTGATGGCGTGCTCTTTGTTACGCCGGAAAACTTTGGTGGCATGTCGGGCGGGCTTAAAGACTACTTTGTTAGAACCTACTATGTGCTTCTCGAACAGCAGCTCAACATACCGTATGCGCTCGCCGTTAGTGCGGGGAATGATGGTACGGGGGCAGTGCGAGAAGTTGAGCGGATTGCCCAAGGCTACCCTCTTAAGAAGGTTGCTGAGCCGGTGATTGTTCGTGGGCTGCCAGATGATGCAGGGTTAGAGGCTTGTAAAGAGCTAGGACAAACAATGGCGGTTGGTATGGCTTTCGGTATTTATTAG